Proteins from a genomic interval of Kribbella aluminosa:
- a CDS encoding RNA polymerase sigma factor, whose amino-acid sequence MTEELEELGARAAAGDQTVLPQLLQAIRPQVQRRVAKFLPHREDAEEAVQDTLLQVANKVHTFRGTGSFAGWVTIVATNQARQTYRTLKRRSVEQSAEVLPESVDPRTTSVIAGSRLDLLEALEALESSHPQLVQPLVLRDLGALSYAEIADELDVPLGTVKARIHQARKAVAERLTVR is encoded by the coding sequence ATGACGGAGGAACTGGAAGAACTCGGAGCCCGGGCCGCGGCCGGGGACCAGACGGTGCTTCCACAACTTCTGCAGGCGATCCGTCCGCAGGTGCAGCGCCGGGTGGCCAAGTTCCTGCCGCACCGGGAGGACGCCGAGGAAGCGGTCCAGGACACGCTCCTCCAGGTGGCGAACAAGGTGCACACGTTCCGGGGCACCGGGAGTTTCGCCGGCTGGGTGACGATCGTGGCCACGAACCAGGCGCGCCAGACCTACCGGACGCTGAAGCGCCGCTCGGTCGAGCAGTCCGCCGAGGTGCTCCCGGAGTCCGTCGACCCACGCACAACGTCGGTCATCGCCGGCTCCCGCCTGGACCTGCTCGAGGCCCTGGAAGCCCTCGAGTCCAGCCACCCGCAACTCGTCCAGCCCCTCGTCCTGCGCGACCTCGGAGCCCTCTCGTACGCCGAGATCGCCGACGAGCTGGACGTCCCGCTCGGCACCGTCAAAGCCCGCATCCACCAGGCTCGGAAGGCTGTCGCGGAGCGGCTCACCGTGCGCTGA
- a CDS encoding SRPBCC family protein, which translates to MYEIREETVITGQTAAVWRVVTDVAGWPEWDPHEDVARLDGDFAVGSTGWVKQKGNPGAAFTVTEVVPERRWATECKLPGGTLWGSNDYEQLPGGKIRCTRTVRVTGPLVPLFRLHFGRRMRHDFFRTWAALEARAAAVA; encoded by the coding sequence ATGTACGAAATCAGAGAAGAGACCGTCATCACCGGGCAGACCGCCGCGGTGTGGCGAGTTGTGACCGACGTCGCCGGGTGGCCGGAGTGGGATCCGCACGAGGACGTCGCGCGGCTGGACGGCGACTTCGCGGTCGGAAGCACCGGATGGGTCAAGCAGAAGGGCAATCCCGGCGCGGCGTTCACGGTGACCGAAGTCGTTCCGGAGCGTCGTTGGGCGACTGAGTGCAAGCTGCCGGGCGGCACGTTGTGGGGGTCCAACGACTACGAGCAACTGCCCGGCGGCAAGATCCGTTGTACCCGGACCGTTCGGGTCACCGGTCCGCTCGTCCCGCTGTTCCGGCTCCACTTCGGCCGCCGGATGCGCCACGACTTCTTCCGTACCTGGGCGGCCCTCGAAGCCCGCGCCGCGGCGGTCGCGTGA
- the deoC gene encoding deoxyribose-phosphate aldolase — MTTLDSGVDSLADVTSSEDRLRRFLLGLPGVDQVGAEARAATLSTRSIKTTAKAYALDLAISMIDLTTLEGQDTPGKVRALCAKAKRPDPADPTAPQVAAVCVYPDLVATAKRELEGSGINVASVATAFPSGRSSLAIKVQDTRDAVASGADEVDMVIDRGAFLSGRYALVFDEISAIREAAGDAHLKVILETGELVTYDNVRRASWLAMLAGADFIKTSTGKVSPAATLPVTLVMLEAVRDYHEATGLHIGVKPAGGIRTSKDAIKYLVTVNETAGPDWLDPELFRFGASSLLNDLLMQRTKLATGHYPGPDYFTLD; from the coding sequence GTGACCACACTCGACAGCGGCGTCGACAGCTTGGCCGACGTGACCTCGTCCGAGGATCGGCTGCGCCGGTTCCTGCTCGGGCTGCCGGGCGTCGACCAGGTCGGCGCGGAGGCCCGTGCCGCCACCCTGAGCACCCGGTCGATCAAGACCACCGCCAAGGCCTACGCACTGGACCTGGCGATCTCGATGATCGACCTGACCACGCTGGAGGGCCAGGACACCCCCGGCAAGGTGCGGGCCCTGTGTGCGAAGGCGAAACGGCCCGACCCGGCCGACCCGACCGCTCCGCAGGTGGCCGCTGTCTGTGTGTACCCGGACCTGGTCGCCACCGCGAAGCGCGAGCTGGAGGGCTCCGGGATCAACGTCGCGAGTGTCGCGACCGCCTTCCCCAGCGGGCGTTCCAGCCTGGCGATCAAGGTCCAGGACACCAGGGACGCGGTCGCGTCCGGTGCCGACGAGGTCGACATGGTGATCGACCGCGGCGCCTTCCTCTCCGGGCGGTACGCGCTGGTCTTCGACGAGATCTCCGCGATCCGCGAGGCCGCGGGTGACGCACATCTCAAGGTGATCCTGGAGACCGGCGAGCTGGTCACCTACGACAACGTCCGGCGGGCGTCCTGGCTGGCGATGCTGGCCGGCGCGGACTTCATCAAGACCTCCACCGGCAAGGTGTCCCCCGCGGCCACGCTGCCGGTCACGCTGGTGATGCTGGAGGCGGTCCGCGACTACCACGAGGCCACCGGGCTGCACATCGGCGTCAAGCCGGCCGGCGGCATCCGGACGTCGAAGGACGCGATCAAGTACCTGGTCACGGTCAACGAGACGGCCGGACCGGACTGGCTGGACCCGGAGTTGTTCCGCTTCGGGGCGTCCAGCCTGCTGAACGACCTGCTGATGCAACGCACCAAGCTGGCCACCGGGCACTACCCGGGCCCCGACTACTTCACCTTGGACTGA
- a CDS encoding MarR family winged helix-turn-helix transcriptional regulator, with the protein MTAGEAHETAEGPLASPGFWLHHAALRWRAELDRRLREIGLTPTQFLLLASAGWAEHTHGAPTQQQVAQTAGADRMMTSKVVKNLEEAGLLSRTPDPSDGRAYRLQLTPAGRRTTRKAIAIAQALDEELFGDAPVVLRTALRRIAKSG; encoded by the coding sequence GTGACCGCCGGCGAGGCCCACGAGACTGCCGAAGGCCCGCTGGCCTCGCCCGGGTTCTGGTTGCACCACGCGGCCCTGCGGTGGCGCGCCGAGCTGGACCGGCGCCTGCGGGAGATCGGCCTGACGCCGACCCAGTTCCTGCTGCTCGCGTCCGCGGGATGGGCGGAGCACACCCACGGCGCGCCGACCCAGCAGCAGGTCGCACAGACCGCCGGCGCCGACCGGATGATGACCTCGAAGGTCGTCAAGAACCTCGAGGAAGCCGGCCTCCTCAGTCGTACGCCGGATCCCTCCGACGGTCGCGCCTACCGGCTCCAGCTCACCCCGGCGGGCCGCCGCACCACCCGCAAGGCCATCGCGATCGCCCAGGCCCTGGACGAGGAGTTGTTCGGCGACGCCCCGGTAGTTCTCCGCACTGCGCTCAGGCGCATTGCCAAGTCCGGCTGA
- a CDS encoding serine/threonine-protein kinase, which translates to MDVIGRYRLRDKIGAGAFATVWRGYDDDLDVDVAVKVLADNWASRADVRERFLSEARLMRRISSDRVVRVFDLGKLDDGRPYFVMDYVGGGTLADVLRQGRLDAVDALWWGADLARAVAALHGEGVVHRDVTPANLLLRPGDEAGGGTHRIVLADLGLAKRAAEASGLTQAVGTPSYMAPEQGRGDGGFDERADVYAVGAVTYALLTGHPPYTAASIGDVLNRDPDLPPQSLRPVLHDSVGQLDDVFARTLAYRVADRWERADTLADRLEAEAYRLEQEAPQRAAERTTITEDDLDTTVATDPPVRRRRRMRAWFLLALPIVFAAAGIGGWILFGR; encoded by the coding sequence ATGGATGTCATCGGGCGGTACCGGTTACGGGACAAGATCGGCGCGGGTGCGTTCGCGACCGTCTGGCGGGGGTACGACGACGACCTGGACGTCGACGTCGCCGTCAAGGTGCTGGCGGACAACTGGGCGTCGCGGGCCGACGTGCGGGAACGCTTCCTGTCCGAGGCGCGGCTGATGCGGCGGATCTCCAGCGACCGGGTGGTCCGGGTCTTCGACCTGGGCAAGCTCGACGACGGCCGTCCGTACTTCGTGATGGACTACGTCGGCGGCGGCACGCTGGCCGACGTACTGCGGCAGGGCCGGCTGGACGCGGTGGACGCGCTCTGGTGGGGCGCCGACCTGGCACGGGCGGTGGCCGCACTCCACGGCGAAGGCGTCGTACACCGCGACGTCACCCCGGCGAACCTGCTGCTCCGGCCGGGCGACGAGGCCGGCGGCGGGACGCACCGGATCGTGCTCGCCGACCTCGGCCTGGCGAAGCGCGCCGCGGAGGCGTCCGGCCTCACCCAGGCCGTCGGTACGCCGTCGTACATGGCGCCGGAGCAGGGCCGCGGCGACGGCGGCTTCGACGAACGCGCGGACGTCTACGCGGTCGGCGCGGTCACGTACGCACTGCTCACCGGCCATCCGCCGTACACCGCGGCCTCGATCGGCGACGTCCTGAACCGTGACCCGGACCTGCCGCCGCAGAGCCTCCGCCCGGTGCTGCACGACTCGGTCGGCCAGCTCGACGACGTCTTCGCACGGACGCTCGCGTACCGGGTCGCCGATCGCTGGGAGCGTGCCGACACCCTGGCCGACCGGCTGGAGGCGGAGGCGTACCGCCTGGAGCAGGAGGCACCGCAGCGCGCCGCCGAGCGGACCACGATCACTGAGGACGACCTGGACACCACAGTCGCCACCGATCCGCCGGTACGCCGCCGGCGCCGGATGCGCGCGTGGTTCCTACTGGCACTGCCGATCGTCTTCGCAGCAGCCGGCATCGGCGGATGGATCCTGTTCGGGCGATAA
- a CDS encoding YkvA family protein, producing MVYFGGLLGLVGLLTLLFRDGDVVGLPAAGVGVGLLVLGAGLGALGVVRRRVVRRRKIERGEPVPVGNVLERAQALPRLLRDVRRGAYTDLPRNRTFLWLLAIVYLVSPIDIIPDLLPIIGVTDDAGVFMWLLTSVSTAAGLYLRKEREQLPQQPPPRGRRATDDG from the coding sequence ATGGTGTACTTCGGTGGGTTGCTCGGGCTGGTCGGGCTGCTGACGCTGTTGTTTCGCGACGGTGATGTCGTCGGGCTGCCTGCGGCCGGCGTCGGGGTTGGGTTGCTGGTGCTCGGCGCCGGGCTCGGCGCGCTGGGCGTGGTTCGCCGGCGCGTCGTACGCCGCCGGAAGATCGAGCGCGGCGAGCCGGTCCCGGTGGGCAACGTGCTCGAGCGGGCGCAGGCCCTGCCGCGGTTGCTCCGCGACGTACGCCGTGGCGCCTACACGGACCTCCCGCGGAACCGGACGTTCCTCTGGCTGCTCGCGATCGTCTACCTGGTGTCGCCGATCGACATCATCCCGGATCTGCTGCCGATCATTGGTGTCACCGACGACGCCGGTGTGTTCATGTGGCTGCTCACCAGCGTCTCCACGGCCGCCGGGCTCTACCTGCGCAAGGAGCGCGAGCAGCTCCCGCAGCAGCCGCCGCCGCGCGGCCGCCGGGCTACGGACGACGGCTGA
- a CDS encoding PH domain-containing protein, protein MKSKSPESEQYLSPSNRITGTVVLVIGALGLLDVVLEWRTATGVLVGSIIGIFMVLTYVGLIRPSVTLDPDHLLLRNHLRDHRIPWSKVTGADVTDLLRVHTEANRYRAPGVQLVMRDLRKQRVGGRKLAADSSISKADIVVSRIESHQEQYAGKSGGEVVTAWARPELIVLAALAVIAVVAGILR, encoded by the coding sequence GTGAAGTCGAAATCGCCGGAGAGCGAGCAGTACCTGTCCCCGTCGAACCGGATCACCGGGACCGTCGTGCTGGTGATCGGGGCACTCGGCCTGCTCGACGTGGTCCTGGAATGGCGGACCGCGACGGGTGTCCTGGTCGGCAGCATCATCGGGATCTTCATGGTGCTTACGTACGTCGGCCTGATCCGGCCGTCGGTGACGCTCGACCCGGACCACCTGCTGCTCCGCAACCACCTGCGCGACCACCGGATCCCGTGGTCGAAGGTGACCGGCGCCGACGTCACCGACCTGCTCCGGGTGCACACCGAGGCGAACCGTTACCGCGCGCCCGGCGTCCAACTGGTCATGCGCGATCTTCGGAAGCAACGGGTCGGCGGCCGCAAGCTCGCCGCGGACAGCTCGATCTCCAAGGCCGACATCGTGGTCAGCCGGATCGAGAGCCACCAGGAGCAGTACGCCGGGAAGTCCGGCGGCGAGGTGGTCACCGCCTGGGCCCGGCCGGAGCTGATCGTGCTCGCGGCGCTGGCCGTGATCGCCGTCGTCGCAGGCATCCTGCGCTGA
- a CDS encoding alpha/beta hydrolase, giving the protein MLTRRTFVRAGGAAAVAGVAGVAALETGTVPGRGRVHQLLGLTGPDGVVPDVPAGPVVSGTFASRARRTDVGYSVIYPDGYDATAELPVVLALHGRGGDHTSAINDLGMDRFLTATVRAGTPAFALASVDGGRDSYWHRRANGNDPGFMIAQEFLPLLAGRGLRIARYGVFGWSMGGYGALLWVALHYWQRQVGPAARAVAVGALSPALWHRYEDAQPGAFDDAADFESNQLFGRPNGFRDVAARIDCGRDDPFAAAARDLRTELDADGGQQPGLHTGGYWRRMLPDQLRFLGAKLGG; this is encoded by the coding sequence TTGCTGACCCGACGTACGTTCGTCCGCGCCGGCGGCGCTGCGGCCGTCGCCGGCGTCGCCGGTGTCGCTGCCCTCGAGACCGGCACGGTCCCCGGCCGTGGCCGGGTCCACCAGCTCCTCGGACTGACCGGACCGGACGGCGTGGTCCCCGACGTCCCCGCGGGCCCGGTCGTGTCCGGGACCTTCGCGTCCCGCGCCCGCCGTACCGACGTGGGCTACAGCGTCATCTACCCGGACGGGTACGACGCGACCGCCGAACTGCCTGTCGTCCTGGCCTTGCACGGCCGCGGTGGCGACCACACGTCCGCGATCAACGACCTCGGGATGGACCGCTTCCTCACCGCGACCGTCCGGGCAGGCACGCCGGCCTTCGCGCTCGCGTCCGTGGACGGCGGCCGGGATAGCTACTGGCACCGGCGGGCCAACGGCAACGATCCCGGTTTCATGATCGCGCAGGAGTTCCTGCCGCTGCTGGCCGGCCGCGGCCTGCGTATCGCCCGGTACGGCGTCTTCGGCTGGTCGATGGGCGGGTACGGCGCGTTGCTCTGGGTCGCCCTGCACTACTGGCAGCGTCAGGTCGGGCCGGCAGCGCGGGCGGTCGCCGTCGGGGCGCTCAGCCCGGCGCTGTGGCACCGGTACGAGGATGCGCAGCCCGGAGCGTTCGACGACGCGGCCGACTTCGAGAGCAACCAGCTGTTCGGCCGTCCGAACGGGTTCCGGGACGTGGCTGCCCGGATCGACTGCGGGCGGGACGACCCGTTCGCGGCAGCGGCCCGCGATCTGCGCACCGAGCTGGACGCGGACGGCGGGCAGCAGCCCGGTCTGCACACCGGTGGTTACTGGCGGCGCATGCTTCCTGACCAACTGCGATTCCTGGGTGCGAAACTTGGCGGCTGA
- a CDS encoding sulfite exporter TauE/SafE family protein: MLLILLAGVAAGALNAVGGGGSFVALAALVGAGMPPVTANATTTVALLPGNATSAWVYRRELEGFHRPSPLRLTLASACGGAIGAGLLLLLPSASFDAAVPWLLAFATLVLAFGKRLTAALRLGYPGPAAILAGQFLLAIYGGYFGGAVGLMMLAFWTATTTLDPARGNPLRVVQVAAVYLTAAVIFVFAADVLAQPSQLVAMLTGATIGGYGGAHVVRRLPAGVLRGLVLSTAVLMTGLFFVRAFR, encoded by the coding sequence GTGCTGCTGATCCTCCTGGCCGGTGTCGCGGCCGGCGCCCTGAACGCCGTCGGCGGCGGCGGAAGCTTCGTGGCCCTCGCCGCGCTGGTGGGCGCCGGGATGCCGCCGGTGACCGCGAACGCGACCACGACCGTCGCGCTGCTGCCCGGGAACGCGACCAGCGCGTGGGTCTACCGCCGCGAACTCGAGGGCTTCCACCGGCCGTCGCCGCTGCGGCTGACTCTCGCGAGCGCCTGTGGTGGTGCGATCGGGGCCGGGTTGTTGCTGTTGCTGCCGTCGGCGTCATTCGATGCGGCCGTTCCGTGGCTGCTCGCGTTCGCGACCCTCGTGCTGGCCTTCGGCAAGCGGCTTACCGCTGCACTACGACTCGGGTATCCGGGGCCGGCGGCGATCCTGGCCGGACAGTTCCTGCTCGCGATCTACGGCGGGTACTTCGGTGGCGCGGTCGGGTTGATGATGCTCGCGTTCTGGACCGCGACGACCACCCTCGACCCGGCCCGCGGCAACCCGCTGCGGGTCGTCCAGGTCGCTGCGGTCTACCTGACGGCGGCGGTGATCTTCGTGTTCGCGGCCGACGTACTGGCGCAGCCGTCACAGCTGGTCGCGATGCTCACCGGCGCGACGATCGGCGGGTACGGCGGAGCACATGTCGTCCGGCGGTTGCCGGCCGGCGTACTGCGGGGGCTGGTGCTGAGCACCGCCGTACTGATGACCGGGCTGTTCTTCGTTAGGGCCTTCAGATGA
- a CDS encoding aldehyde dehydrogenase family protein, with the protein MSRFEYAPAPESRAIVDIKSSYGLFVNGQFTDATDGKPFKTVSPASEEVLAEVSEAGPADVDKAVRAARKAFDKVWGPMSGKDRAKYLFRIARLIQERSRELAVLESLDNGKPIRESRDVDIPLVAAHFFYYAGWADKLEYAGVGDDPQPWGVAGQVIPWNFPMLMLAWKIAPALAAGNTVVLKPAETTPLTALAFAEICQQADLPPGVVNIVTGAGRTGQALVEHPDVDKVAFTGSTAVGRAIAKSVAGTHKAVTLELGGKAANIVFEDAPIDQTIEGIVNGIFFNQGHVCCAGSRLLVQESVYDEVLGRLKRRMETLRVGDPLDKNTDIGAINSAAQLAKIRELSQIGEDEGAERWSPACELPPQGYWFPPTVFTGVSQAHRIAREEIFGPVLSVLTFRTPAEAVEKANNTPFGLSAGIWTDKGSRILWMANQLRAGVVWANTFNRFDPTSPFGGYKESGYGREGGRHGLEAYLAH; encoded by the coding sequence ATGAGCAGATTCGAGTACGCACCCGCCCCGGAGTCGAGGGCGATCGTCGACATCAAGTCGTCGTACGGGCTGTTCGTCAACGGCCAGTTCACCGACGCCACCGACGGCAAGCCCTTCAAGACCGTCAGCCCTGCCTCCGAAGAGGTGCTGGCCGAGGTCAGCGAGGCCGGGCCGGCGGATGTCGACAAGGCGGTTCGCGCCGCAAGGAAGGCGTTCGACAAGGTCTGGGGCCCGATGAGCGGCAAGGACCGGGCGAAGTACCTGTTCCGGATCGCCCGGCTGATCCAGGAGCGCTCGCGTGAGCTGGCGGTGCTGGAGTCGCTCGACAACGGCAAGCCGATCCGCGAGTCCCGCGACGTCGACATCCCGTTGGTGGCCGCACACTTCTTCTACTACGCGGGCTGGGCCGACAAGCTGGAGTACGCCGGTGTCGGTGACGACCCGCAGCCGTGGGGTGTCGCGGGCCAGGTGATCCCGTGGAACTTCCCGATGCTGATGCTGGCCTGGAAGATCGCCCCGGCGCTTGCCGCGGGCAACACCGTCGTACTGAAGCCGGCCGAGACCACCCCGCTGACCGCGCTCGCGTTCGCGGAGATCTGCCAGCAGGCGGATCTGCCGCCGGGGGTGGTCAACATCGTCACCGGTGCGGGCCGGACCGGTCAGGCGCTGGTCGAGCACCCGGACGTCGACAAGGTCGCGTTCACCGGGTCGACCGCGGTCGGCCGCGCGATCGCGAAGTCGGTCGCCGGGACGCACAAGGCGGTCACGCTGGAGCTTGGCGGCAAGGCGGCGAACATCGTCTTCGAGGACGCGCCGATCGACCAGACCATCGAGGGCATCGTCAACGGCATCTTCTTCAACCAGGGCCACGTCTGCTGCGCGGGTTCGCGGCTGCTGGTCCAGGAGAGCGTGTACGACGAGGTGCTCGGCCGGCTGAAGCGCCGGATGGAGACCCTGCGGGTCGGCGACCCGCTGGACAAGAACACCGACATCGGCGCGATCAACTCGGCCGCCCAGCTGGCGAAGATCCGCGAGCTGTCGCAGATCGGCGAGGACGAGGGCGCCGAGCGCTGGTCGCCGGCGTGCGAGCTGCCGCCGCAGGGGTACTGGTTCCCGCCGACCGTCTTCACGGGTGTCTCGCAGGCGCACCGGATCGCCCGCGAGGAGATCTTCGGGCCGGTGCTGTCGGTGCTGACGTTCCGCACTCCGGCCGAGGCGGTCGAGAAGGCGAACAACACCCCGTTCGGGCTGTCCGCGGGGATCTGGACCGACAAGGGTTCCCGGATCCTCTGGATGGCGAACCAGCTGCGCGCGGGCGTGGTCTGGGCGAACACGTTCAACCGCTTCGACCCGACCTCGCCGTTCGGCGGGTACAAGGAGTCGGGCTACGGCCGCGAAGGCGGTCGCCACGGTCTGGAGGCCTACCTTGCCCACTAA
- a CDS encoding aldehyde dehydrogenase family protein, whose protein sequence is MPTKDTATQRLEVRKTYKLYIGGAFPRSESGRSYVVNNAKGKFLANASQASRKDARDAVVAARKAFNGWHARTAYNRGQVLYRIAEVMEGRHQQFSAEVSQSEGLSISKARAVVDEAIDRWVWYAGWADKIAQVVGSSNPVAGPYFDFSLPEATGVVAVLAPQDSSLLGLTSVIAPAIVSGNTVVAVSSYERPLPAVTLGEVMATSDVPGGVVNLLTGSASEIGPWLASHQDVNAIDLCGIETADEARDLEIAAAGNLKRVRRPAEEDWSADQGLSRLTQYLELKTVWHPIGV, encoded by the coding sequence TTGCCCACTAAGGACACCGCCACGCAACGGCTCGAAGTGCGCAAGACCTACAAGCTCTACATCGGCGGCGCCTTCCCACGCAGCGAATCCGGCCGGTCGTACGTCGTGAACAATGCCAAGGGCAAGTTCCTCGCGAACGCGTCGCAGGCCTCCCGCAAGGACGCCCGGGACGCGGTGGTCGCGGCCCGGAAGGCGTTCAACGGCTGGCACGCGCGGACGGCGTACAACCGCGGCCAGGTGCTGTACCGGATCGCCGAGGTGATGGAGGGCCGGCACCAGCAGTTCAGCGCGGAGGTGTCGCAGTCCGAGGGGCTGTCGATCTCGAAGGCGCGCGCAGTCGTGGACGAGGCGATCGACCGCTGGGTCTGGTACGCCGGGTGGGCCGACAAGATCGCCCAGGTGGTCGGCTCCTCGAACCCGGTGGCCGGCCCGTACTTCGACTTCTCGTTGCCCGAGGCAACCGGTGTGGTCGCGGTCCTCGCCCCGCAGGACTCCAGCCTGCTCGGCCTGACCAGCGTGATCGCGCCTGCGATCGTGTCCGGCAACACGGTGGTCGCGGTGTCGTCGTACGAGCGCCCGTTGCCCGCCGTGACGCTGGGCGAGGTGATGGCGACCTCCGACGTACCGGGCGGGGTGGTGAACCTCCTGACCGGCTCCGCGTCCGAGATCGGGCCGTGGCTGGCGTCGCACCAGGACGTGAACGCGATCGACCTGTGCGGGATCGAGACCGCGGACGAGGCCCGCGACCTGGAGATCGCCGCCGCCGGCAACCTCAAGCGGGTACGCCGCCCCGCCGAGGAGGACTGGTCCGCGGACCAGGGCCTGTCCCGGCTCACGCAGTACCTCGAACTGAAAACCGTCTGGCACCCGATCGGAGTCTAG
- a CDS encoding LysR family transcriptional regulator: MRYDLDDLRLFTHVAAEGSITAGARVMHLSLPSASARVRALEAQAGVPLLVRERRGVRLTPAGATLARHAREVLAETTRLDSAVASYAVPRSAPIRLVAGGSAMHQLVPLALATFLRDHPEYDVNVSERRTVRMVRLLAAGEADLGVILDDEPTPLRTEPLADDSLVVIGQAGGTLSGRASIAYAEVAEHPLVGLDRNSPLSQWMDDRLGPQAPAPRYRTLVPTLHALITLATAGAGLAVVPRRAVDPSAEVDICPLQDAWSTRHHLVCYAADAPEAAYLLAEHLHAAVSVQA; encoded by the coding sequence ATGCGGTACGACCTCGACGATCTCCGGCTGTTCACGCACGTCGCGGCGGAAGGCTCGATCACCGCCGGAGCGCGGGTGATGCACCTCAGTCTGCCTTCGGCCAGTGCGCGGGTCAGGGCGCTCGAAGCGCAGGCCGGCGTACCGCTCCTGGTCCGCGAGCGGCGCGGCGTCCGGCTGACCCCGGCGGGCGCCACGCTGGCGCGGCACGCGCGGGAGGTGCTGGCCGAGACGACCCGCCTGGACAGCGCGGTCGCGTCGTACGCCGTCCCGCGCTCGGCCCCGATCCGGCTGGTCGCCGGCGGGTCCGCGATGCACCAATTGGTCCCGCTCGCGCTCGCCACGTTCCTCCGCGACCATCCGGAGTACGACGTGAACGTGAGCGAGCGGCGGACCGTCCGGATGGTCCGCCTGCTCGCGGCGGGCGAGGCGGATCTCGGCGTGATCCTGGACGACGAGCCGACCCCGCTGCGCACCGAACCGCTGGCCGACGACTCGCTGGTCGTGATCGGCCAGGCGGGCGGCACGCTGTCGGGGCGGGCGTCGATCGCGTACGCCGAGGTCGCGGAGCACCCGCTGGTGGGGCTGGATCGGAACTCGCCGCTCAGCCAGTGGATGGACGATCGGCTCGGCCCGCAGGCGCCGGCGCCGCGGTACCGCACGCTGGTGCCGACGTTGCACGCGCTGATCACGCTCGCGACGGCGGGCGCCGGGCTGGCTGTCGTACCGCGTCGTGCTGTCGATCCGAGCGCCGAGGTCGACATCTGCCCGCTGCAGGACGCGTGGTCGACCCGGCATCACCTGGTCTGCTACGCGGCCGATGCCCCGGAGGCGGCGTACCTGCTGGCGGAGCACCTGCACGCAGCAGTTAGCGTTCAGGCATGA
- a CDS encoding S66 family peptidase, whose product MPSVLKPGDRVAIVSPSRGLPEIFPGPYELGLRRLRDDFGLEPVEYPTTRKLGSTPAERAADLHAAWSDPSIRAVFATIGGDDQLTVLKHLDPAVFHADPKPFFGYSDNTNLLNFLYSQGLPGYYGGSVMVQFGRGGAMHPDTERSLRAALFTGGEFDLTPATGWTDADHDWNVPANLETEPPLFPGTGWLWNGTREVTGKLWGGCVEILDFQLSANRWMLPTESYGGVLFGETSEEMPSAETVYRILRNMGERGLLERFEAVLWGRPKSRSLFQELTPEQSVAYVTDQYLAVDRVLTEYNPDAVVVKGLDIGHTDPMLTLPYGGEARIDPTAKRITVVY is encoded by the coding sequence ATGCCCTCAGTTTTGAAGCCAGGTGACCGGGTCGCGATCGTCTCGCCGTCCCGCGGGCTGCCGGAGATCTTCCCGGGGCCTTATGAGTTGGGGCTGCGGCGGCTGCGCGACGACTTCGGGCTGGAGCCGGTCGAGTACCCGACCACCCGCAAGCTCGGGAGTACGCCGGCGGAGCGCGCCGCCGATCTGCATGCGGCCTGGTCGGATCCGTCGATCCGGGCGGTGTTCGCGACCATCGGCGGCGACGACCAGCTCACGGTGCTGAAGCACCTCGACCCGGCGGTGTTCCACGCGGATCCGAAGCCGTTCTTCGGGTACAGCGACAACACGAACCTGCTGAACTTCCTTTATTCACAGGGCTTGCCGGGGTACTACGGCGGCAGCGTGATGGTGCAGTTCGGCCGCGGCGGCGCGATGCACCCGGACACCGAGCGGTCGTTGCGCGCGGCGTTGTTCACCGGCGGCGAGTTCGACCTGACGCCGGCCACGGGCTGGACCGACGCCGACCACGACTGGAACGTCCCGGCGAACCTGGAGACCGAGCCGCCGCTGTTCCCGGGGACCGGATGGCTGTGGAACGGCACCCGCGAGGTGACCGGGAAGCTCTGGGGCGGTTGCGTCGAGATCCTCGACTTCCAGCTGTCCGCGAACCGCTGGATGCTGCCGACCGAGTCGTACGGCGGTGTCCTGTTCGGCGAGACCAGCGAGGAGATGCCGTCCGCCGAGACCGTGTACCGGATCCTCCGGAACATGGGCGAACGCGGGTTGCTGGAGCGTTTCGAGGCTGTGCTGTGGGGTCGGCCGAAGTCGCGGTCGCTGTTCCAGGAGCTGACGCCGGAGCAGTCGGTCGCCTACGTCACCGATCAGTACCTCGCGGTCGATCGAGTGCTGACGGAGTACAACCCCGACGCGGTGGTGGTGAAGGGCCTCGACATCGGCCACACCGACCCGATGCTGACCCTCCCGTACGGTGGCGAGGCCCGGATCGACCCGACCGCGAAACGAATCACCGTCGTCTACTGA